The DNA region GGTTTCCCACGCGGGCAGGCCGCCGTCCAGGATCCGGACGTCGGCGACCCCGGCCCAGCGCAGCAGCCACCAGGCGCGCGCGGCGGCCATGCCGCCGGTGGCGTCGTACACGACCACGGTGTCGCCGTCGGAGACGCCCCAACTGCGCGCGCACTTCTGCAAATGCGGCAATTCCGGCATGGGGTGGCGGCCCTTGGCGACGGAGGGCGGATCGGCGAGTTCGGTTTCCAGATCGACGAATACCGCGCCCGGAATGTGCCCGTCCAAATAGTGCTGCGGTCCGTCCGGATCCCCGAGCGCCCACCGCACATCCAGCAATCGCACCCGGCTGCCGCCCGCTTCCAGCAGGTCCGCAAGCTCCGCAACCGAAATCAGCACCGAACTCAAGCCAACTCCTCTTCGCCGATTCACCGCACCATGAAGCCGATTCCGCTCCACCCTAACCAGACCGGGCCGCACCCCGCAGCCGCCCGCCCGTCCCTGGCCGACAACGGATAGCCGTCCCGCCGGCCCTGGCCGCGACCCACGGCCACCCTCGCCCCACCACGAAGACCGGGCGTCAGGATGCGACCGGGGGCAGGAACCAGCGGACGACCAGGCCCGCGACCAGGGCCCAAAAGGCCGCGCCGATGCCGAGCAGTGCGATGCCGGAGGCTGCCACCAGGAAGGTGAGGGCGGCCGCGGAGCGATGGGCGGCAGGGGTGAGGGCGGCGGTCAGCGCACTCGCGAGAGTCGCGATGAGGGCAAGGCCCGCAACGGTTTCCAGCACACCTTTGGGGGCGGCTGCGACCAGCATGACCAGCGCTCCGGACGCCAGCGCGAGCACCAGGTAGGCGCAGCCCGCCGTGCACGCCGCGATCCAGCGGCGCTTCGGATCGGGGTGGGCCGACGGGGCCGCCGAGAGCGCGGCGCTGATGGCCGCCAGGTTGATGGCGTGGCCGCCGGCGGGCGCGCCGAGCATGGTGCCCAGGCCGGTGACCGTCATGGCCGCGCGCCACGGCACCCGATAGTCGAAGGTGCGCATCACCGCGGTTCCCGGAATGTTCTGCGCGGCCATGGTCACCACGTACAACGGCACCGCGACGCCGATCATGGCCTGCCAACTCCAGTGCGGCACAGTCCATTCCAGGCGCGGCACCATGGCGGGCAGGTCCAGGCGACGATGGTGCACGGCGATGTCGATGCTCGAACCGACGGCCGCTACGGCGAACGCGGCCAGCACCGACCAGCGCGGCGCGAAGCGTTGCAGCACAAGCCAGGTCACGATGACCGGCACCACCACCGCCGGGCTCACCGGCAGTGCCTTCACGGGCGCGAGGCACAGCGGCAACAGCACGCCGGCGAGCATGGCCTGCGCGATCTCCACCGGAATCGCGGCGATCAGCGCGCCCAGCCGGTCCCAGAATCCGGTCAGCACGATGAGTCCGCCCACCACCGCGAACGCGCCCACCGCGGCCGCCCAGCCGCCCGCCACCGCACCGGTGCTCGCCAGCAGCGCCGCGCCGGGCGTGGACCAGGCCAGCGTGATCGGCATCCGGTAGCGCCGGCTCAGCACGATCATGCCGACCGCCTGGGTCACGCAGACTGCCAGCAGTCCCGACGCGGCCTGCGCCGAAGTCGCGCCCATCGCGGTCAGTCCGGCCAGCACCACGGCGAACGAACTGGTGAATCCGACCAGCGCGGTGACGATTCCGGCTCCGATGGGCTGGCCGAGGCCCGCCGCCGGTGGGCTCTCGACCTGCGCGGTGCCGGTGACGCTGGTGCTCATGGAGTCATCGTCGCGGTCCAGTCACCCCACGGTCACCAGCCAATCCGCCGAAACTGGCCTGAATTACGCCCCGCCGCCGGCGGCCAGGCGATCCAGCAGCGGCGTGATGCGCGGCCCCACCAGCGACTGCATGACCAGCGCCATATTGGTGCGCTCCACCCCGGGAATCTTCAGGATGCTGCCGGCCACGCGGTACAGATCCTCCGCGTCCGCGGCCACCACCCGGACCGTCAGATCGGTCGGCCCGGTCATGCCGCAGACCTCGGTGACCTCCGGGATCTCGGCGAGTTCGGCGGCCACGGAATCGAGCCGATGCTGGTCCACCACGACCGCGACGAAGGCCGCCAGCGAGTACCCCAGCGCCCGCGGATCGACCCGGCGCTCGAAACTGGCCAGCACCCCGCTCGACTCCCAGCGGGCCAGCCGAGCCTGCACGGTATTGCGGGACAGCCCCAGCCGGGCGGCCAGTTCGACACCGGTCGCGCGCGGGTTGGCGACCAGTTCCAGCAACAGCCGGGCATCGGTCGCGTCGAGCGGGACGGCATTGGGCTCCCTGCTGCTCATGGGTGTCAGTATGTCACTCATGACCGGGCTTCGACCGTGCATTCTGCTCAGTGCGGCGCGTCAAGCTTGCACATATCGCCAAGCAGAGGATGCTTGTGATACAGGACACACATCGCTGGACCACACGGACACAATCCCGCGGCGACAACGATGCAACCCGGTGTCAGGAGGCGAAACCCATGCCCGAGAAGAACACCTATCCGGTGCAGCTCATTCAGCCCGACGGCCACCGCGTCCACGATCGCGTGCACGCCCCGCTGGTCGCCGACATCGACGGCACCCGCCTGCGGGCCCTGTACACCGACATGGTCGTGGCCCGGCGCATCGACACCGAGGCCACCGCCCTGCAACGACAGGGCCAGCTCGGACTGTGGCCGCCGCTGCTCGGCCAGGAGGCCGCGCAGATCGGCTCCGCCCACGCCCTCGCGCCCGACGACTACGTGTTCTGCAGCTACCGCGAGGCCGGCGTCGCCTACTGCCGCGGCGTCGCCCCCGAGGACCTCACCCGGCTCTGGCGCGGGGTCGCGCACTCCTGCTGGGACGCCGACGCCGTGCGGATGACCAATCCCGCGATCGTGGTCGGCTCGCAGGGCCTGCACGCCACCGGCTACGCCTACGCCGCGCACCTGGAGGGCGCCGAGATCGCCACCATCGCCTACTTCGGCGACGGCGCGACCAGCCAGGGCGATATCGCCGAGGCGCTGGGCTTCGCGGCGACCTGGTCGGCGCCGGTGGTGTTCTTCTGCCAGAACAACCACTGGGCGATCAGCGCGCCGGTGCGGGTGCAGAGCGCCACCCCGATCGCGCGCCGCGCCCTCGGCTACGGCCTTCCCGGCGTCCAGGTCGACGGCAACGACGTGCTCGCCGTGCTGGCCGTGACCCGCGAGGCACTGCGGCGCGCCCGCGCGGGCGGCGGACCCAGTTTCATCGAGGCCATCACCTACCGGATGGGCCCGCACACCACCGCCGACGACCCCACCCGCTACCGCGACGCCGCCGAACTCGAACTCTGGCAGCGCCGCGACCCCATCGACCGGATGCGGCGGCTGCTCGAACGAGAAGACCTGTGGGACGGCGACTTCGAGCGGTCGGTGACCGCCCGCGCCGACGATGTCGCGGCCCGCCTGCGCACCGCCACCCTCACCATGCCCGACCCGGAACCCGACCAGCTCTTCGACCACGTGTACGCCACCCCGCATCGGCTGATCGAGGAAGAACGCCGCGAGTACGCGGCCTACCTTGAGGGAGTCGGACGATGAAGACCACCTTCGCGGGCGCGATCAATCAGGGCCTGCGCCGCGCCCTGGAGGACGATTCGAAGGTCGTGCTGATGGGTGAGGACATCGGCCGGCTGGGCGGTGTCTTCCGGGTCACCGACACGCTGCAGAAGGATTTCGGCAACAACCGCGTCATCGACAGCCCGCTGGCCGAATCCGGAATCGTGGGAACGGCTTTCGGAATGGCATTGCGGGGGCTGCGCCCGGTTTGTGAAATCCAGTTCGACGGATTCGTGTATCCGGCGTTCGACCAGATCGTCTCGCAGGTCGCGAAAATCCACGCCCGCACCGCGGAAAAGTGACCGCGCCCATCACCATTCGCATTCCGTTCGGCGGCGGCATCGGCTCGGTGGAACACCACTCGGAATCGCCGGAGGCGTATTTCGCGCACACCGCGGGACTGCGAGTGGTGTCGCCCAGCAATCCGGCCGACGCCTATCTGATGATCCGGCAGGCCATCGCGCTGGACGATCCTGTGATCTTCTTCGAACCGAAACGCCGGTATTGGGACAAAGCCGACGTGGATTTCGACCGGCTGGACCGCGACGACGGAATAGCGCTCGACCAGGCCCGCGTCTGCGCCTCCGGGGAGGACGCCACCATTGTCGCCTACGGCGGCACCGTGGCTACGGCGCTCACCGCCGCCGATATCGCGGCATCGGAAGGACATTCGATCGAGGTGATCGATCTGCGCAGCCTCTCGCCCATCGATTTCGACACCATCGAGACCTCGGTGCGGAAAACCGGGCGGTTGATCGTGGTGCACGAGGCCCCCGTATTCGCCGGGCTGGGAGCCGAAATCGCGGCGCGCGTCACGGAACGCTGCTTCTACCATCTGGAATCACCGGTATTGCGCGTCGGTGGCTTCGACATCCCCTACCCCCCGGCTAAACTCGAGCGGCACCACCTGCCCGACCCCGATCGCATTCTCGCCGCGGTCGATCGCACGCTCGCCGCATGAATGGTTACCGCACGGAGGACGCCCGGTGGATAGTCAGCAGCAGGTCATGGAATTCCGTTTGCCCGATCTCGGGGAGGGCCTCGCCGACGCGGAATTGGTGTCGTGGGCGGTCGCGATCGGCGACACCGTCACGCTGAACCAGGTGATCGCGGAGGTCGAGACGGCCAAGGCCCAGGTGGCGCTGCCCAGCCCCTACGCGGGCACGGTCGTGGAACTGCTGGCCCAGCCCGGCGACACCGTGCCCGTCGGCGCCCCGCTGATCCGCATCGCGGTGACCGCGCAGGCCCCGGCCGCCACGGCGAACGGCACCGCGCAGCCGAGCGGCACGACCACGGAGACACCGGCCGAACGGCAGGCCGTGCTGGTCGGTTACGGACCCGACACCGAACCGGTGTCCCGCCGGGCCGCCCGCGGGAAGAACGGTGACGCACCCGGTGTTTCGAGCCGGCGCGGCATGGGCTCGGACGGTCCGGAAGGGCTCGGCAGTTCGGCCCCGGCCGGACGGCCCGCCGCCACGCCCGCCGCCCGGAAACTGGCCCGCGAGATCGGGATCGACCTGAGCGCGGTGATCGGCACCGGCCCGCAGGGCGCGGTCACCGTCGAGGACCTGCACGGCATGCGGCCCGAAGCGCTGGGCACCGGTCATATCCCGATCCACACCCCGCCGCCCGCCACCCTCGCCGCGCTGCCCGTGACCCCGGTCGCGCCCGAGGTGACACCGATGCATCCGGCGCCGGGCGGCCGCGCCGTCCCCGCCGAGCGCGAGACCCGCACCCCGATCAGCGGGATCCGCAAGCGCACCGCCGCCGCCATGGTGTCCAGCGCCCAGCACATTCCGCAGGCCAGCACCTTCGTGACCACGGACTTCACCGCGTCCATCGAACTGCTCGAGCATCTGCGCACCACGGCCGGCTTCACCGGGCTCACCCTCACCCCGCTGGCGCTGGTGGCCCGCGCCGTACTCGCGGCGCTCACCGAGTTCCCGGAGATCAACGCGCGCTGGGACGAGGCGAATCAGGAGATCGTCACCAAGCACTACGTGAACCTGGGCTTCGCGGTCGCCACCGAGCGCGGGCTGCTGGTGCCCAATCTCAAGGAGGCGCAAGGGTTCACGCTGCGCGACCTGTGCCTGGAGATCGCCGGGGCGGCCGCCAAGGCGCGCACCGGCACCGCCACCCCCGCCGACCTGACCGGCGGCACCTTCACCATCACCAATGTGGGCGTGTTCGGCGTGGACGCCGGTGTGCCGCTGGTGAATCCGGGCGAGGGGGCGATCCTGTGCCTGGGCTCCATCCGCAAACGGCCGTGGGTGCATCGCGACGAACTGGCGGTGCGCTGGGTGACCACCCTGGGCATGAGCTTCGACCACCGGATGATCGACGGCGAACAGGGATCGCGGTTCCTGGCGAGCGTGGCCGCCCTGCTGGAGGATCCGCTGACCCTGCTGGGCCGGGTCTAGGACTCGGCGGGCCCGGCCACCACCAGCGGCTCGGCGGCTGCCCGGATGACCGCCGGGATCGGC from Nocardia tengchongensis includes:
- a CDS encoding benzoate/H(+) symporter BenE family transporter, producing MSTSVTGTAQVESPPAAGLGQPIGAGIVTALVGFTSSFAVVLAGLTAMGATSAQAASGLLAVCVTQAVGMIVLSRRYRMPITLAWSTPGAALLASTGAVAGGWAAAVGAFAVVGGLIVLTGFWDRLGALIAAIPVEIAQAMLAGVLLPLCLAPVKALPVSPAVVVPVIVTWLVLQRFAPRWSVLAAFAVAAVGSSIDIAVHHRRLDLPAMVPRLEWTVPHWSWQAMIGVAVPLYVVTMAAQNIPGTAVMRTFDYRVPWRAAMTVTGLGTMLGAPAGGHAINLAAISAALSAAPSAHPDPKRRWIAACTAGCAYLVLALASGALVMLVAAAPKGVLETVAGLALIATLASALTAALTPAAHRSAAALTFLVAASGIALLGIGAAFWALVAGLVVRWFLPPVAS
- a CDS encoding dihydrolipoamide acetyltransferase family protein; amino-acid sequence: MEFRLPDLGEGLADAELVSWAVAIGDTVTLNQVIAEVETAKAQVALPSPYAGTVVELLAQPGDTVPVGAPLIRIAVTAQAPAATANGTAQPSGTTTETPAERQAVLVGYGPDTEPVSRRAARGKNGDAPGVSSRRGMGSDGPEGLGSSAPAGRPAATPAARKLAREIGIDLSAVIGTGPQGAVTVEDLHGMRPEALGTGHIPIHTPPPATLAALPVTPVAPEVTPMHPAPGGRAVPAERETRTPISGIRKRTAAAMVSSAQHIPQASTFVTTDFTASIELLEHLRTTAGFTGLTLTPLALVARAVLAALTEFPEINARWDEANQEIVTKHYVNLGFAVATERGLLVPNLKEAQGFTLRDLCLEIAGAAAKARTGTATPADLTGGTFTITNVGVFGVDAGVPLVNPGEGAILCLGSIRKRPWVHRDELAVRWVTTLGMSFDHRMIDGEQGSRFLASVAALLEDPLTLLGRV
- the pdhA gene encoding pyruvate dehydrogenase (acetyl-transferring) E1 component subunit alpha; the protein is MPEKNTYPVQLIQPDGHRVHDRVHAPLVADIDGTRLRALYTDMVVARRIDTEATALQRQGQLGLWPPLLGQEAAQIGSAHALAPDDYVFCSYREAGVAYCRGVAPEDLTRLWRGVAHSCWDADAVRMTNPAIVVGSQGLHATGYAYAAHLEGAEIATIAYFGDGATSQGDIAEALGFAATWSAPVVFFCQNNHWAISAPVRVQSATPIARRALGYGLPGVQVDGNDVLAVLAVTREALRRARAGGGPSFIEAITYRMGPHTTADDPTRYRDAAELELWQRRDPIDRMRRLLEREDLWDGDFERSVTARADDVAARLRTATLTMPDPEPDQLFDHVYATPHRLIEEERREYAAYLEGVGR
- a CDS encoding Lrp/AsnC family transcriptional regulator, which produces MSSREPNAVPLDATDARLLLELVANPRATGVELAARLGLSRNTVQARLARWESSGVLASFERRVDPRALGYSLAAFVAVVVDQHRLDSVAAELAEIPEVTEVCGMTGPTDLTVRVVAADAEDLYRVAGSILKIPGVERTNMALVMQSLVGPRITPLLDRLAAGGGA